Proteins from a single region of Stappia sp. ES.058:
- a CDS encoding glycosyltransferase family 2 protein, giving the protein MVCTAARSNMLARCLRSLAGQELPRSVQAEICVIDNCEKGSAQAVVDELSGLDGWPIHYFQEVRRGIPFARNRSVDVALDRGYDWIALIDDDEQACDGWLATLFEVAQDEAADVVSGPVVRSYAAPPPSWWKTLKPIDGPKGTILTEAPTNNTLFARKLIEPEKYGLRFESALTFGFEDIDFFQRAHALGCKIVWTPDAVVEEEIPLSRVTTTRLLQRAMSSAAAHAFATRLRHGRRYSVLKFLPKAVRRILGGAILSVSAWPFHALGLSRGTHFHYKGRLRLMRGLGNIRGLTRHLPDYYATVDGH; this is encoded by the coding sequence ATGGTTTGCACTGCGGCACGCTCCAATATGCTCGCAAGATGCTTAAGGTCTTTGGCCGGACAGGAGTTGCCACGCTCCGTTCAGGCGGAGATCTGTGTTATCGACAATTGCGAGAAGGGAAGCGCGCAAGCTGTCGTAGACGAACTCTCCGGTCTGGACGGCTGGCCCATCCATTATTTCCAGGAGGTTCGGCGCGGCATTCCTTTCGCCCGGAATCGCTCTGTCGATGTCGCGCTTGATCGTGGCTACGACTGGATCGCCCTGATTGATGATGACGAGCAGGCTTGCGACGGTTGGCTGGCAACCCTTTTCGAAGTTGCACAAGATGAAGCTGCCGATGTTGTATCGGGGCCTGTCGTCAGGTCCTACGCAGCTCCGCCTCCGTCTTGGTGGAAGACGTTGAAGCCGATCGATGGCCCCAAGGGCACGATTCTGACAGAAGCACCGACAAACAATACACTCTTCGCCCGGAAACTCATCGAGCCGGAGAAATATGGCCTTCGGTTCGAGAGCGCACTGACCTTCGGATTCGAGGATATCGACTTCTTCCAAAGAGCGCATGCCCTGGGATGCAAAATCGTCTGGACGCCAGATGCGGTCGTCGAGGAAGAAATACCGCTTAGCCGCGTAACGACCACGCGTTTGCTCCAGCGCGCCATGTCGAGCGCTGCCGCTCACGCGTTTGCAACGCGACTGCGACACGGTCGCCGATATTCTGTGCTGAAATTTCTTCCAAAGGCCGTGCGCCGTATCCTTGGAGGCGCGATCCTGTCTGTGTCGGCGTGGCCGTTTCACGCATTGGGCCTTTCCCGCGGCACCCACTTCCACTATAAGGGGCGGCTTCGTTTGATGCGTGGGTTGGGCAACATCCGCGGGCTGACCAGGCACCTTCCCGACTATTACGCCACTGTTGACGGACATTAA
- a CDS encoding glycosyltransferase: protein MNEPTVHVSHIHLGIKGGAERFFVSLVRALAERGVSQQAFLFPDRVWKDQISDVCAIHELTFSRSHIARFFTNRRIAKINRDFRTNVMMSWMPQATRWLPDDPNILTLARLGDYPEKLDYFVNCDYLVCNTPDIAKSVAGQGWPSERAKVISNFTDTTPVPPARRSRFQTPDDAFVVLGTGRFVKRKGFDTLVEAMRHTSDRVVLWLMGEGEEEGALRQLVETHGLGERVRFLGWTLDPAPYLAAADALCIPSRHEPLGNVVLEAWASEKPVVATTSEGPSWLIEEKKNGLLVPVDDADALGHALDSLSRNPDLARQLACNAKQKLDTQHSRDAITDAYLELFSSGQDRQPDGRWSTRV, encoded by the coding sequence ATGAATGAGCCAACGGTCCACGTGTCGCATATCCATCTGGGGATTAAGGGTGGGGCCGAGCGCTTCTTCGTCAGTCTGGTTCGCGCCCTTGCGGAGCGCGGCGTTTCACAGCAGGCATTTCTTTTCCCCGACCGCGTCTGGAAGGATCAGATCTCCGATGTTTGCGCAATCCATGAACTAACGTTCAGTCGCTCACACATTGCCCGCTTCTTTACAAATAGACGTATTGCGAAGATTAACAGAGATTTTCGGACAAATGTTATGATGTCCTGGATGCCGCAGGCCACAAGATGGCTGCCGGACGACCCCAATATACTCACACTGGCGAGGCTCGGCGATTATCCCGAGAAGCTCGATTACTTCGTGAATTGCGATTACCTTGTCTGCAATACACCGGATATTGCGAAGAGCGTTGCCGGCCAGGGCTGGCCTTCCGAACGCGCCAAGGTGATTTCGAATTTTACGGATACCACACCCGTGCCGCCCGCCCGGCGGTCTCGCTTTCAGACGCCGGACGATGCCTTTGTCGTGCTCGGGACGGGCCGGTTCGTCAAACGCAAGGGCTTCGATACGCTGGTTGAAGCCATGCGACACACATCTGATCGTGTGGTTCTCTGGCTCATGGGCGAAGGAGAGGAAGAGGGCGCGTTACGTCAACTGGTTGAGACCCACGGATTGGGCGAGCGTGTCCGGTTCTTGGGATGGACACTTGATCCGGCCCCCTATCTGGCCGCTGCGGATGCGCTTTGTATTCCCTCACGCCATGAACCGCTTGGCAATGTCGTGCTTGAGGCCTGGGCCAGTGAAAAGCCGGTCGTGGCGACGACAAGCGAGGGACCGAGTTGGCTGATCGAAGAGAAGAAAAACGGACTGCTGGTTCCCGTTGACGACGCGGATGCGCTCGGCCATGCGCTCGACAGTCTGAGCCGGAATCCGGATCTCGCGCGTCAGCTTGCATGCAACGCAAAACAGAAACTGGACACACAGCATTCGCGCGACGCGATTACCGACGCTTACCTCGAGCTGTTCTCCTCGGGTCAAGACCGCCAACCCGATGGTCGATGGTCAACGCGTGTATAA
- a CDS encoding FkbM family methyltransferase: MRKFKRKIKKRLRRWFAPDVISIDGIKISTSRDDVTETIRQGLYKESYEEPERKLVRVALTPQDRVLEIGAGIGLVSLTCAKICGSDKVLSYEPNPLMGPLIKKNYALNRLKPNLRTKAIAVEPGTSDFHIAENIFSSSMYDRNLGGKTRVECDGIQETMSEFQPTALVLDVEGAEVDLLPVADLSSVDKIIVEVHPHVVGEGRIEDLRSYLRLAGFTRTKVDGISELYTR; this comes from the coding sequence ATGAGAAAATTTAAGCGTAAAATCAAAAAACGCCTGCGTCGTTGGTTCGCGCCGGATGTGATTTCAATCGACGGGATAAAGATATCGACCTCACGAGATGATGTAACGGAAACGATTCGCCAGGGTCTTTACAAGGAAAGCTATGAGGAGCCCGAACGGAAACTCGTAAGGGTCGCTTTGACACCGCAGGATCGTGTCCTTGAGATCGGAGCGGGAATCGGCCTTGTCAGCCTGACCTGTGCGAAAATCTGCGGTAGCGACAAAGTGCTGTCCTACGAACCGAATCCGCTGATGGGACCTCTCATCAAAAAGAATTACGCCTTGAACCGCTTGAAGCCCAACTTGCGGACAAAAGCGATTGCAGTGGAGCCGGGGACTTCCGACTTCCACATTGCCGAAAACATATTCTCGTCGAGTATGTATGATCGCAATCTCGGCGGAAAAACCAGAGTTGAGTGCGATGGCATTCAAGAGACAATGAGCGAGTTCCAGCCGACCGCTCTGGTCTTGGATGTAGAGGGAGCGGAAGTGGACCTTCTGCCGGTCGCCGACCTGAGTTCAGTCGACAAGATCATTGTGGAAGTGCATCCGCATGTCGTTGGCGAGGGGCGCATTGAGGATCTGCGCAGTTACCTTCGTTTGGCTGGATTCACCCGGACCAAGGTTGACGGGATCAGTGAGTTATACACGCGTTGA
- a CDS encoding class I SAM-dependent methyltransferase, whose translation MKYFDRVLDHTCFSRTIVLNALEKRRICDVARHSSSASPISGDTKLNGTERFLYRGNALLERWTEALGSLPGSVETYEPQLDIARLRELFGDAVDNGSPTRVLCFDFIATMMPSLFSTAPHVVDLGCGSGVYSRHLKNVVSYQSYLGLDAQQSSHWQKYADAEVSFRKQEIGKNRISIGEADCIFSQSVLEHIRYDRSALLNLESEASKPLTHLHFVPAPPSFFEHRYHGYRRYGALQIERLLTGIGASDIRIWPLGNNITREFYWGQRRKPKKFSSREGEIIFNASMSMVENLKAVREYIIPRHFREASFFAIYFKQDLQGATAE comes from the coding sequence GTGAAATACTTTGATCGCGTTCTCGATCATACTTGTTTTTCTCGCACAATTGTTTTAAATGCCTTAGAAAAGAGAAGGATTTGCGACGTGGCAAGGCACAGCAGTTCAGCATCACCGATCTCAGGGGATACCAAGCTGAACGGAACCGAGCGTTTTTTATACCGGGGAAATGCGCTTTTAGAACGTTGGACGGAAGCTCTTGGCTCACTTCCCGGCTCGGTTGAGACTTATGAGCCTCAGTTGGACATTGCGCGCCTACGTGAGCTTTTTGGCGATGCCGTGGACAACGGTAGCCCAACCCGCGTGCTCTGCTTCGATTTTATTGCGACGATGATGCCCTCCTTGTTTTCGACTGCACCGCATGTGGTCGATCTCGGTTGCGGGTCGGGAGTTTATTCGAGACACCTCAAAAATGTTGTTTCCTATCAAAGCTATCTCGGCCTGGACGCGCAGCAAAGCTCTCATTGGCAAAAATACGCAGATGCTGAAGTTTCGTTCCGTAAACAGGAAATCGGAAAAAACCGGATATCGATTGGCGAGGCGGATTGCATCTTTTCGCAGTCGGTGCTGGAACACATTCGATACGATAGATCTGCACTGCTCAATCTCGAATCAGAGGCATCGAAACCTCTGACGCATCTGCATTTCGTTCCCGCGCCACCAAGTTTTTTTGAGCATAGATATCATGGGTATCGGCGGTACGGCGCTCTTCAGATAGAGCGTCTCCTAACGGGGATCGGTGCATCTGATATCCGTATTTGGCCCCTGGGGAACAACATTACGCGTGAATTTTATTGGGGTCAGCGCAGAAAACCAAAGAAGTTCTCCTCCAGAGAAGGAGAAATTATTTTTAATGCTAGCATGAGTATGGTCGAAAATCTGAAAGCTGTTCGAGAGTATATAATTCCACGGCATTTCCGCGAAGCCTCTTTCTTTGCCATATATTTCAAACAGGACTTGCAGGGGGCGACAGCAGAATGA
- a CDS encoding glycosyltransferase family 4 protein translates to MTKIAIVLPRGMFFGPDRATAIDLCVHDSVRHSAFRETTRVFGVAVDRPFEGVPFTGISTTTDRPIHDFVQAIAAWKPDLIVVHQHLKSARAIARACPATPVILYKHNSMRISGFRLKSLWKRRQLNAFAHIVFVSRFCETAFLQDFGVEASRTSTIYNGLDVAEWTAREDREKTVVFAGRATPEKGGLEAASALSCALRDHADWRADFLLSTLDENQDYLEAVRRAIVPLGERARIRTDVPFATVKESMEAASIVLVPSVFDEPFGRTAIEAMAGGAALMSSFRGGLAEVCGDAAQKICPEDISAFSDAISDLIRDPERRADLSARGRRRVEQLFSIQATAGSLDSLYLRLHSEIL, encoded by the coding sequence GTGACGAAAATCGCAATCGTTTTGCCCAGAGGGATGTTTTTTGGGCCTGATCGCGCCACCGCCATCGACCTTTGCGTTCATGACAGCGTTCGGCACTCTGCCTTTCGCGAAACCACGCGGGTCTTCGGCGTTGCAGTCGACAGACCGTTCGAAGGTGTGCCGTTTACGGGTATCTCGACAACAACCGATCGCCCGATTCACGATTTCGTTCAGGCTATTGCGGCCTGGAAGCCTGATCTGATCGTGGTTCATCAACACCTTAAGTCAGCACGCGCGATCGCCAGAGCCTGCCCGGCGACACCCGTCATTCTCTACAAGCACAATTCGATGAGGATATCGGGTTTCAGGTTGAAGTCCCTCTGGAAACGCCGCCAGCTAAACGCCTTCGCACATATCGTTTTCGTGAGCCGTTTTTGCGAAACCGCCTTTCTCCAGGACTTCGGCGTCGAAGCGAGCCGCACGTCCACGATCTACAATGGCCTCGATGTCGCGGAATGGACGGCCCGGGAAGATCGCGAAAAGACGGTGGTATTCGCAGGCCGCGCAACCCCGGAGAAGGGCGGGCTTGAAGCAGCCTCTGCGCTGTCGTGCGCCCTGCGTGATCACGCGGATTGGCGAGCGGACTTCCTCCTCTCGACCCTCGATGAGAACCAGGACTACCTTGAGGCTGTGCGACGCGCCATTGTCCCGCTCGGCGAACGCGCGCGGATCCGGACGGATGTTCCCTTCGCCACGGTCAAGGAGAGTATGGAGGCCGCGAGCATCGTCTTGGTGCCGTCCGTGTTCGACGAGCCGTTCGGCAGAACGGCAATCGAAGCCATGGCGGGCGGCGCGGCCCTAATGTCGTCCTTCCGGGGTGGCCTTGCGGAGGTTTGCGGCGACGCGGCCCAGAAAATATGCCCCGAAGATATCTCCGCTTTCTCCGATGCAATTTCGGATCTGATCCGAGACCCCGAAAGGCGAGCGGATCTTTCTGCGCGCGGTCGGCGACGGGTCGAGCAACTGTTTTCAATTCAGGCGACAGCGGGCAGTTTGGATTCTCTTTATTTGCGATTACATAGTGAAATACTTTGA
- a CDS encoding YeeE/YedE family protein, with the protein MDLTGFFDAFGEPGTSALGGLAIGIAFGIFAQRSRFCLRAAVIEFARGSIGIKVAVWIIAFSAAVFLTQAMLQLDVIDVSEARQFAARGSLSGALIGGALFGIGMVLARGCASRLLVLSATGNLRALLSGLIFAVAAEASIHGILSPLREKLAGLWTVGGRDSLDLLQSLGLDAEAGLVIGLLFVCGAVFFAVRAGLGLWGWLGAAGVGATVATGWWFTYQMSIQAFEPMTVKSMTFTGPSADTLMSVLTPPGSSVDFDIGLVPGVFIGAALAALAAREWTLQGFEGGRSMRRYIAGAVLMGFGGMLAGGCAVGAGVTGGSVFALTAWLTLTAMWAAAGLTDLIIDRLPKTSDTQVHAPQPF; encoded by the coding sequence ATGGATCTGACCGGATTTTTCGATGCGTTCGGAGAGCCTGGAACTTCGGCGCTCGGCGGATTGGCGATCGGGATCGCTTTCGGTATCTTCGCGCAACGCAGCCGCTTTTGCCTGCGGGCAGCGGTTATCGAGTTTGCCAGGGGAAGCATCGGAATCAAGGTTGCCGTGTGGATCATTGCCTTTTCCGCCGCCGTTTTCCTGACCCAGGCCATGTTGCAGCTCGACGTGATCGATGTGTCGGAAGCCCGCCAGTTTGCCGCCCGCGGTTCCCTGTCCGGCGCCCTGATCGGCGGCGCACTCTTTGGAATCGGCATGGTGCTGGCGCGCGGATGCGCCAGCCGGCTTCTGGTGCTTTCGGCGACCGGAAACCTGCGCGCGCTTCTCTCCGGTCTGATCTTTGCGGTGGCGGCCGAAGCCTCGATCCACGGAATACTCTCGCCCCTGCGCGAAAAACTCGCAGGGCTCTGGACCGTGGGCGGGCGTGACAGCCTTGACCTTCTTCAGTCGCTTGGGCTGGACGCGGAGGCAGGACTTGTGATCGGCCTTCTGTTCGTCTGCGGTGCGGTGTTTTTTGCCGTGCGCGCCGGTCTTGGCCTCTGGGGCTGGCTGGGTGCGGCCGGAGTCGGCGCAACGGTCGCGACCGGATGGTGGTTCACCTATCAAATGTCCATCCAGGCCTTCGAGCCGATGACAGTGAAGAGCATGACGTTCACCGGCCCCTCGGCCGACACCTTGATGAGCGTGCTGACCCCTCCCGGGAGCAGTGTCGACTTCGATATCGGACTGGTGCCGGGAGTGTTCATCGGAGCGGCACTGGCCGCCCTTGCCGCGCGCGAATGGACGTTGCAGGGCTTTGAGGGCGGTCGGTCGATGCGCCGTTACATCGCCGGCGCAGTGCTTATGGGCTTCGGCGGCATGCTCGCCGGCGGCTGCGCCGTGGGCGCGGGCGTTACCGGCGGCTCCGTCTTTGCGCTCACCGCCTGGCTCACGCTGACCGCCATGTGGGCTGCGGCCGGGCTGACCGATCTAATAATCGACCGCCTGCCGAAGACCTCCGACACGCAGGTGCATGCGCCGCAGCCATTTTAA
- a CDS encoding GNAT family N-acetyltransferase — MDIFAFVPARHARDAVDIYVQALFQKLRPFFGTAEQAADFLAPHLRPDRAVTAVDGGQLLGIAGFRMNGSGLFEPGWPDFQKRYGFVGGAVRVAGLSLLEKPEDNKTLSMDGIAVAGPARGKGAGTALLEGICEIARTNARHAVRLDVIDTNPRARALYERNGFVAGKVAHLGPLSRLFGFSKATAMIKRLDTSRHATRLKPQLDGTPHGTD, encoded by the coding sequence ATGGACATCTTTGCCTTCGTGCCGGCCCGCCACGCGCGAGACGCGGTCGACATCTATGTGCAGGCGCTGTTCCAGAAGCTCCGTCCCTTTTTCGGCACGGCGGAACAGGCGGCCGATTTTCTGGCGCCGCATCTACGCCCTGATCGGGCGGTCACCGCGGTGGATGGGGGACAATTGCTCGGCATTGCCGGCTTCAGGATGAACGGCTCGGGCCTGTTCGAACCGGGCTGGCCCGACTTTCAAAAACGATACGGCTTCGTCGGCGGTGCCGTGCGCGTGGCGGGTCTCTCCCTTCTGGAGAAGCCGGAGGATAACAAGACACTTTCGATGGACGGCATCGCGGTCGCAGGCCCGGCGCGTGGCAAGGGAGCCGGGACGGCCCTGCTCGAAGGGATCTGTGAAATCGCCCGGACCAACGCACGGCATGCCGTGCGGCTCGACGTGATCGACACCAATCCAAGGGCCCGCGCCCTTTACGAGCGAAACGGCTTTGTGGCGGGAAAGGTCGCGCACCTCGGCCCGCTCTCAAGGCTCTTCGGGTTTTCCAAGGCAACCGCAATGATCAAGCGACTGGACACGTCCCGGCACGCGACGCGTCTGAAACCTCAGTTGGACGGGACACCACATGGCACGGATTGA
- a CDS encoding MFS transporter encodes MARIESGISEDLDKLALGVVLLMVAVFGLAQGLTYPLLSFILERQGTPAWLIGANAATMAVGLIVSAPLTPGLAIRFGAARLAFACALALAVIFAVIAIWQSLWVWFPARFLLGVAINGLYISSETWVNQMAPDRIRGRLLGFYATSLAGGFALGPAILALTGTQTLAPFLLCIGVAFICAGLIWAIRDRLPRFAVGDTGSIRKVAPLIPFLMAVTGIAAAFDQAILTMFPVYGLSNGLDEPAIATALAVLIVGNILFQVPIGTIADRWGTGRMMALLCLLTIIGAALLPLLISQHFALWAMLFVWGSAAYGVYTIALMELGRRFTGAMLISGNAGFAVMWGVGGFAGPTVSGAVIDIAGPHGLPLLLGAAYAVLLVVTLLRRQPRGAGHGRVS; translated from the coding sequence ATGGCACGGATTGAGTCGGGGATCTCGGAGGACCTGGACAAGCTGGCTCTTGGCGTTGTGCTTTTGATGGTGGCCGTTTTCGGCCTGGCGCAGGGTCTCACATATCCCCTGCTCTCGTTCATCCTGGAGCGCCAGGGCACACCGGCCTGGCTGATAGGCGCAAATGCGGCGACGATGGCCGTCGGCCTGATTGTATCCGCACCACTGACGCCCGGTCTCGCCATCCGCTTCGGCGCGGCACGGCTTGCCTTTGCCTGCGCCCTTGCCCTTGCCGTCATTTTCGCGGTGATCGCGATCTGGCAGTCGCTCTGGGTCTGGTTTCCCGCCCGCTTTCTGCTCGGTGTCGCGATCAACGGGCTTTATATTTCGAGCGAAACCTGGGTGAACCAGATGGCGCCCGACCGCATTCGGGGCCGTCTGCTAGGGTTTTATGCCACGTCGCTTGCCGGCGGTTTTGCGCTCGGCCCCGCGATCCTTGCCCTGACCGGCACGCAGACCCTCGCCCCCTTCCTGCTGTGCATCGGCGTCGCCTTCATCTGCGCCGGGCTGATCTGGGCGATCCGGGACCGGTTGCCTCGCTTCGCGGTCGGTGACACCGGGTCGATCCGCAAGGTGGCTCCGCTGATCCCGTTCCTGATGGCCGTCACCGGCATCGCGGCCGCTTTCGACCAGGCGATCCTCACGATGTTTCCGGTCTATGGCTTAAGCAACGGACTTGACGAACCGGCGATCGCGACCGCTCTCGCGGTGCTCATCGTCGGCAACATCCTGTTTCAGGTGCCCATCGGGACAATTGCCGACCGCTGGGGCACCGGACGCATGATGGCGCTCCTGTGCCTCCTCACCATTATCGGAGCGGCCCTGCTGCCGCTTCTGATCTCGCAGCACTTCGCGCTTTGGGCGATGCTCTTCGTCTGGGGGTCCGCCGCATATGGCGTTTACACCATCGCACTGATGGAGCTTGGACGACGCTTCACCGGCGCGATGCTGATCTCCGGCAACGCCGGTTTCGCGGTCATGTGGGGCGTCGGAGGCTTCGCCGGCCCCACAGTCTCCGGCGCCGTGATCGACATCGCAGGCCCGCACGGCCTGCCACTCCTCCTGGGCGCGGCCTACGCGGTGTTGCTCGTCGTCACGTTGCTGAGGCGACAGCCGCGCGGTGCCGGACACGGCCGCGTCTCCTGA